A window of Longispora fulva contains these coding sequences:
- a CDS encoding ABC transporter permease: protein MLSPPVDDAQRITSGRQFWRFALTVSVVGVAVQLALTAYYLGMGHAPKPHDLPVGVMATAAQLPKVTSTLEADGAFTVRTYPSVDAMTAAIRHRDIYGGVDLTAAEPHLYIATAAGPSAAAVLRGTYTTVMQQQTAQKLDQLAGQATEVPLTAVRALTAPPAVTDVVPLPADDRNGSSIGFLVQALALGGTIASTGLGQLIPRARRQARRGLAHMTTLIVYALGSAAIVLWSMSWFGVGAGANHMALFWEFTLVSLAITASTAGAVSLIGPAGALAGLFYFTIGTVISGASIPPEFLPAFGHHLGQALPTGAGVQAVRDSLYFPAVSLHRPLTTLALYAGLGCLVILVTNALPNRSDRTSEFEITLQPHQPVPPSTD, encoded by the coding sequence GTGCTCAGTCCACCGGTCGACGACGCCCAGCGCATCACCTCGGGACGGCAGTTCTGGCGCTTCGCCCTCACCGTCTCCGTGGTGGGGGTCGCGGTCCAGCTCGCGCTCACGGCCTACTACCTCGGCATGGGCCACGCCCCGAAGCCGCACGACCTGCCGGTCGGGGTGATGGCCACGGCCGCCCAGCTGCCGAAGGTCACCTCGACGCTGGAGGCCGACGGCGCGTTCACCGTCCGGACGTACCCGTCGGTGGACGCGATGACGGCGGCCATCAGACACCGCGACATCTACGGCGGCGTGGACCTGACCGCCGCCGAGCCGCACCTGTACATCGCGACCGCCGCGGGCCCGTCGGCCGCCGCCGTCCTGCGCGGCACGTACACCACGGTGATGCAGCAGCAGACCGCCCAGAAGCTCGACCAGCTGGCCGGGCAGGCCACCGAGGTGCCGCTGACCGCTGTCCGGGCCCTCACGGCGCCGCCGGCGGTCACCGACGTCGTGCCCCTGCCCGCCGACGACCGCAACGGCTCCTCGATCGGGTTCCTGGTCCAGGCGCTCGCGCTCGGCGGGACGATCGCCTCCACCGGACTCGGGCAGCTCATCCCCAGGGCCCGGCGGCAGGCGCGGCGCGGTCTGGCCCACATGACCACCCTGATCGTGTACGCCCTGGGCTCCGCGGCCATCGTGCTGTGGTCGATGAGCTGGTTCGGGGTCGGGGCCGGCGCGAACCACATGGCGCTGTTCTGGGAGTTCACGCTCGTCTCGCTGGCCATCACCGCGTCGACGGCCGGGGCGGTGAGCCTGATCGGGCCGGCGGGCGCGCTGGCCGGCCTGTTCTACTTCACCATCGGCACCGTCATCTCCGGTGCCAGCATCCCGCCCGAGTTCCTGCCGGCCTTCGGGCACCACCTCGGCCAGGCGCTGCCCACCGGCGCCGGGGTGCAGGCCGTCCGCGACAGCCTGTACTTCCCCGCGGTCTCCCTGCACCGGCCGCTGACCACCCTCGCCCTCTACGCCGGGCTCGGTTGCCTGGTCATCCTGGTCACCAACGCGCTGCCGAACCGCAGCGACCGGACCTCCGAGTTCGAGATCACCCTGCAACCGCACCAGCCCGTGCCGCCGTCCACCGACTAG
- a CDS encoding type 2 lanthipeptide synthetase LanM family protein, which translates to MTSTEPDVLGLAAGWWARGLSLTERRAARPAAPAGAGGPDTSAGAGRPETPAGTGTPVDPALRRAERRLAAWRTACDGYLDLRLAVAGLDEPRLLALLAQPPEDVAAAGGEPPWARYVAEALGGPTATTQAGFARILAPLVHRASADLPEVPRALADCFARHLSGDLTRLARRTLVLELNVLRLTGKLAGETPQERFADFVGRLSTPDHLGTLLAEWPVLARILAGACDAAVAAWSELAARLAADRGRIVADLLGGVDPGPLVDVDMAAGDSHRRGRRVAVLRFADGARVVYKPRPLAAHAHFNDVLAWTNAALPGLDLRTLAVADRGPYGWMEFAVAGPCADLRQVDAFYRRLGALLALLHALDGTDIHYENLLACADQPVVVDVETLFHPAMPADADDPAARALESSVYRIALLPHLLIGDHGALDISGVGGDKGAASPNGLDVWADPGTDEMRLTREPAVFPGADNRPRLDGADVEPESFGESILAGFREAYQVISERRAELTRLVGRFGADEMRVVLRATRRYTTLLDESTHPDLLRDALDRDRFLDALWPDSADDPVRWSAVRHELADLWAGDVPYFTHRPAGRQLLAGDGTPVADLAESGLERVAGKLAAMRGVDQYDQEWVIQASLAVRTPMPEHRPGPPRPAPAPRTPVGSERLLAAACGIGDQLLAMAHTDGHRVNWLGMEAVDADRWGILPQRAGLVSGHSGTALFLAHLSELTGIARYAELASQAVRPVPGLLAGLAAHPEYLALSGSGLHGPAGLAYALTHLAALWNDREIAGWVERAVALCDPALVGAPGPGLLTGAAGNLAALVAVHEATGLDHARKLATSWAPHLRDRLPATGGMAFGAAGVGWALARHGERPEAASLLLRAGRPEPAADGNGTAGERDTSRTAEAAGTPGTWCDGTPGIALALVDLGLRAPLVEDAIVDAARPVAFPDDCLCHGDTGRLELLLVAATAGHPVAVDALPRRAGAFLAGLDRHGPRCSTPGAVPSPGLFGGLAGIGYGLLRLAFPARVPSVPLLRTPTSPSPHRKDTG; encoded by the coding sequence GTGACCAGTACCGAACCGGACGTGCTCGGGCTCGCCGCCGGTTGGTGGGCCCGCGGCCTGTCCCTGACCGAACGCCGGGCCGCGCGGCCGGCGGCACCGGCCGGGGCGGGAGGGCCTGACACGTCGGCCGGGGCTGGCAGGCCCGAGACACCGGCCGGGACCGGCACGCCGGTGGATCCGGCCCTGCGGCGGGCCGAGCGCCGGCTGGCCGCGTGGCGCACAGCGTGCGACGGGTACCTCGACCTCCGGCTCGCCGTCGCCGGCCTGGACGAGCCCCGCCTGCTCGCCCTGCTCGCGCAGCCCCCCGAGGACGTGGCCGCCGCCGGCGGGGAGCCGCCCTGGGCGCGCTACGTCGCCGAGGCCCTCGGCGGCCCGACGGCGACGACGCAGGCCGGGTTCGCCCGGATCCTCGCGCCCCTCGTGCACCGCGCCAGCGCCGACCTGCCGGAGGTGCCGCGGGCCCTCGCGGACTGCTTCGCCCGGCACCTGTCCGGCGACCTGACCCGGCTGGCCCGGCGCACCCTGGTGCTGGAGCTCAACGTCCTGCGGCTCACCGGGAAACTGGCGGGGGAGACCCCGCAGGAGCGTTTCGCCGACTTCGTCGGACGACTGTCCACCCCGGATCATCTGGGTACCCTGCTCGCCGAGTGGCCGGTGCTGGCCCGGATCCTGGCCGGCGCCTGCGACGCGGCCGTCGCCGCGTGGTCGGAGCTCGCGGCCCGGCTCGCCGCCGATCGGGGCCGGATCGTCGCGGACCTGCTCGGCGGTGTCGACCCGGGCCCGCTGGTCGACGTGGACATGGCGGCCGGGGACAGCCACCGGCGCGGCCGCAGGGTGGCGGTGCTGCGGTTCGCCGACGGCGCCCGGGTGGTCTACAAGCCCCGGCCGCTCGCCGCGCACGCGCACTTCAACGACGTGCTGGCCTGGACGAACGCCGCGCTGCCCGGCCTGGACCTGCGGACGCTGGCCGTCGCGGACCGCGGGCCCTACGGCTGGATGGAGTTCGCCGTCGCAGGGCCGTGCGCCGACCTGCGCCAGGTCGACGCCTTCTACCGCCGGCTCGGCGCGCTCCTCGCCCTGCTCCACGCCCTGGACGGCACCGACATCCACTACGAGAACCTGCTGGCCTGCGCGGACCAGCCGGTCGTCGTGGACGTCGAGACCCTGTTCCACCCGGCGATGCCCGCCGACGCCGACGACCCGGCAGCCCGGGCACTGGAGTCCTCGGTGTACCGGATCGCCCTGCTCCCGCACCTGCTGATCGGCGACCACGGCGCCCTGGACATCTCCGGCGTGGGCGGCGACAAGGGCGCGGCGTCCCCGAACGGCCTCGACGTGTGGGCCGACCCGGGCACCGACGAGATGCGGCTGACCCGGGAACCGGCCGTGTTCCCCGGCGCGGACAACCGGCCCCGGCTCGACGGCGCGGACGTCGAGCCGGAGTCCTTCGGGGAGAGCATCCTGGCCGGGTTCCGCGAGGCGTACCAGGTGATCAGCGAGCGGCGCGCCGAGCTGACCCGGCTGGTGGGGCGGTTCGGCGCCGACGAGATGCGGGTGGTGCTGCGGGCCACCCGGCGGTACACGACCCTGCTCGACGAGTCCACCCACCCCGACCTGCTGCGCGACGCCCTCGACCGGGACCGGTTCCTCGACGCGCTGTGGCCGGACTCCGCCGACGACCCGGTGCGCTGGTCGGCCGTGCGGCACGAGCTGGCCGACCTGTGGGCCGGGGACGTCCCGTACTTCACCCACCGGCCGGCGGGCCGACAGCTGCTGGCCGGCGACGGCACCCCGGTCGCGGACCTGGCCGAGTCCGGACTGGAGCGGGTCGCCGGCAAGTTGGCCGCGATGCGGGGCGTGGACCAGTACGACCAGGAGTGGGTGATCCAGGCGTCGCTGGCGGTGCGCACCCCGATGCCCGAGCACCGGCCGGGCCCCCCGCGACCCGCGCCGGCCCCCCGCACGCCGGTCGGGTCCGAACGGCTGCTCGCCGCGGCGTGCGGGATCGGCGACCAGCTGCTGGCCATGGCGCACACCGACGGGCACCGGGTGAACTGGCTGGGCATGGAGGCCGTCGACGCCGACCGCTGGGGCATTCTCCCGCAACGTGCCGGCCTGGTCAGCGGGCACTCCGGCACCGCGCTGTTCCTGGCCCACCTGTCGGAACTCACCGGCATCGCCCGGTACGCGGAACTGGCCAGCCAGGCGGTGCGGCCCGTGCCCGGGCTGCTGGCCGGCCTGGCGGCGCACCCGGAGTACCTGGCGCTGTCCGGCAGCGGACTGCACGGCCCGGCCGGCCTGGCCTACGCGCTGACCCACCTCGCGGCATTGTGGAACGACCGGGAGATCGCCGGCTGGGTCGAACGCGCGGTCGCCCTCTGCGACCCGGCGCTCGTCGGAGCCCCCGGGCCGGGCCTGCTCACCGGGGCGGCCGGCAACCTGGCGGCGCTGGTGGCCGTGCACGAGGCCACCGGGCTCGACCACGCCCGGAAGCTGGCCACGTCCTGGGCACCGCACCTGCGCGACCGGCTTCCGGCGACCGGCGGGATGGCGTTCGGCGCTGCGGGGGTCGGCTGGGCGCTGGCCCGACACGGCGAACGGCCCGAGGCCGCGAGCCTCCTGCTGAGGGCCGGACGACCGGAGCCCGCCGCCGACGGGAACGGCACGGCCGGCGAGCGGGACACGAGCCGCACGGCGGAGGCGGCCGGCACGCCGGGGACCTGGTGCGACGGTACCCCCGGAATCGCTCTCGCCCTTGTGGACCTCGGCCTGCGCGCCCCCCTCGTCGAGGACGCGATCGTCGACGCCGCCCGCCCGGTGGCGTTCCCCGACGACTGCCTCTGCCACGGTGACACGGGCCGGCTGGAACTGCTGCTCGTGGCCGCGACAGCCGGCCACCCGGTCGCCGTCGACGCGCTGCCCCGGCGCGCGGGGGCCTTCCTGGCCGGTCTCGACCGGCACGGCCCGCGCTGCTCCACCCCCGGCGCGGTGCCCAGCCCCGGACTGTTCGGCGGACTCGCCGGCATCGGCTATGGTCTGCTGCGCCTCGCGTTCCCCGCCCGCGTGCCGTCGGTGCCGCTCCTGAGGACGCCGACCTCGCCATCACCGCACCGAAAGGACACCGGATGA
- a CDS encoding AfsR/SARP family transcriptional regulator, with protein sequence MPGLTIALLGPVELRHAGTEVPLGAAMQRGLLALLALDVGRTVPLDHLSAGLWGEHPPARARGLLQTYVSRLRAVLRPLGSDIVRHGPGYLLDLTADRVDLTGFRSLLARGRGADAPADLRAALGLWRGAPLEAVPPTALVERIRAGLTEEWVGARESLLAAELRAGRHREALAELTELAGEYPLRDEPLRLLLVGLHRAGRQAEALAAYDAGRLLREAELGLDPTPDLVDLHARILRNDPVLVCPSTASAPARDVPRQLPYDLADFTGRATQLDRLCALGGSGASSVVISAVDGMPGVGKTATVVRAAHALAPRFPDGQVFLDLHGFTPGRSPVDPATALTTLLAAFGVPEDAVPRDLDERAAAWRQELAGRRVLVVLDNAVDAAQVRPLIPGAPGALVLITSRRSLLGLDGAVPVSLDVLPDGEARALFAGVVGDRARSAPHATGEVVALCGHLPLAIRLAAARLSARPSWTMAELARRLRDQHGRLGELAADDRSMTATFQLSYGHLTPAEQRMFRLLGLHPGADIDGYAAGALAGVGHRAADDALERLVDAHLAHQVTPGRYRLHDLLREYARTVAHRVDPAADRHAAVTRLLEHYAHVVDRVDDHVRGRPVRPGAPGTPALASYADALAWYEAERHTLATAVAHAARHGWPAHAVRLANGLRSCFDVRGHTEAWISAQRHALAAHADLDDRQGLGDTLNSLATAYWHVGRYPDALDHYRHALDIRRALGDPRRTGGTLNNLGLVLRELGSYPEAVAHFEQALELHRAHGHPDVATPLLNLGTVYGTWGRYPEALDHFERSLAACREVGDRLTEAGLLNNIGKVHAHRHRHAEALATLHEALDLHRALGHRLGESNSLTHIADVYGHLGRHADAVGYLHRALDLVRATGNRTKEGTVLNALGRACLAAGRPAEAADGHRRALELGAAIRHRETQARAHDGLGDALADEDPAAARAHWEQARAGYTALGFPEADTVATRLAAHA encoded by the coding sequence ATGCCCGGGCTGACGATCGCACTACTGGGACCGGTGGAGCTCCGCCACGCCGGAACGGAGGTGCCCCTCGGCGCGGCCATGCAACGCGGCCTCCTCGCCCTCCTGGCCCTCGACGTCGGCCGCACCGTCCCCCTCGACCACCTGTCCGCGGGCCTGTGGGGCGAACACCCGCCCGCCAGGGCCCGCGGCCTCCTGCAGACCTACGTCTCCCGGCTGCGTGCCGTCCTGCGCCCGCTCGGCTCCGACATCGTCCGCCACGGGCCCGGCTACCTGCTCGACCTGACCGCCGACCGGGTCGACCTGACCGGCTTCCGGAGCCTTCTCGCCCGGGGCCGCGGGGCCGACGCGCCCGCCGATCTCCGCGCGGCGCTCGGCCTGTGGCGCGGTGCCCCGCTGGAGGCAGTGCCTCCGACCGCCCTGGTGGAGCGGATCCGGGCCGGGCTGACCGAGGAGTGGGTCGGGGCGCGGGAGTCCCTGCTGGCCGCCGAGCTGCGGGCCGGGCGGCACCGGGAGGCGCTGGCCGAGCTGACGGAGCTGGCGGGGGAGTACCCGCTGCGCGACGAGCCCCTGCGGCTGCTGCTGGTGGGGCTGCACCGGGCGGGGCGGCAGGCCGAGGCGCTGGCGGCGTACGACGCCGGGCGGCTGCTGCGCGAGGCGGAGCTTGGCCTGGATCCGACCCCCGACCTGGTGGACCTGCACGCCAGGATCCTGCGCAACGACCCGGTACTCGTGTGCCCGTCGACCGCCTCGGCACCGGCCCGGGACGTGCCCCGCCAACTGCCCTACGATCTCGCGGACTTCACCGGCCGGGCGACCCAGCTGGACAGGTTGTGCGCGCTCGGCGGGTCCGGCGCGTCCTCCGTGGTCATCTCGGCCGTGGACGGCATGCCGGGCGTCGGCAAGACGGCGACGGTGGTGCGGGCGGCGCACGCGCTCGCCCCGCGCTTCCCCGACGGCCAGGTCTTCCTCGACCTGCACGGCTTCACGCCGGGGCGGTCCCCGGTCGACCCCGCCACCGCGCTCACGACCCTGTTGGCCGCCTTCGGGGTACCGGAGGACGCCGTGCCCCGCGACCTCGACGAGCGCGCCGCGGCCTGGCGTCAGGAGCTCGCCGGCCGTCGGGTCCTCGTCGTGCTCGACAACGCCGTCGACGCCGCCCAGGTCCGGCCGCTGATCCCCGGAGCCCCGGGCGCGCTGGTGCTGATCACCAGCCGCCGCAGCCTGCTGGGCCTGGACGGCGCGGTTCCGGTCTCCCTCGACGTGCTTCCCGACGGTGAGGCCCGGGCGCTGTTCGCCGGCGTCGTCGGCGACCGGGCCCGGTCGGCCCCGCACGCCACCGGCGAGGTGGTGGCCCTGTGCGGCCACCTGCCGCTGGCGATCCGGCTCGCTGCGGCCCGGCTGTCGGCCCGGCCGTCGTGGACCATGGCCGAACTGGCCCGCCGGCTGCGCGACCAGCACGGCCGGCTCGGCGAACTCGCCGCCGACGACCGCAGCATGACCGCGACGTTCCAGCTGTCCTACGGGCATCTCACCCCCGCGGAGCAGCGGATGTTCCGCCTGCTGGGCCTGCACCCCGGAGCCGACATCGACGGGTACGCCGCCGGAGCCCTCGCCGGCGTCGGGCACCGCGCCGCCGACGACGCCCTCGAACGGCTCGTCGACGCGCACCTGGCCCACCAGGTCACCCCGGGCCGGTACCGGCTGCACGACCTGCTCCGCGAGTACGCGCGCACGGTCGCGCACCGGGTGGACCCCGCCGCCGACCGGCACGCGGCGGTCACCCGCCTCCTCGAGCACTACGCCCACGTGGTCGACCGGGTCGACGACCACGTCCGCGGCCGCCCGGTCCGCCCCGGCGCGCCCGGGACCCCGGCCCTGGCCAGCTACGCCGACGCCCTCGCCTGGTACGAGGCCGAACGCCACACCCTGGCGACCGCCGTCGCCCACGCGGCCCGGCACGGCTGGCCGGCCCACGCGGTCCGGCTCGCCAACGGCCTGCGCAGCTGCTTCGACGTGCGCGGCCACACCGAGGCGTGGATCAGCGCCCAGCGCCACGCCCTCGCCGCCCACGCGGACCTCGACGACCGGCAGGGCCTGGGCGACACCCTCAACAGCCTGGCCACGGCGTACTGGCACGTCGGCCGCTATCCCGACGCCCTCGACCACTACCGGCACGCCCTCGACATCCGCCGCGCCCTCGGCGACCCGCGCCGGACCGGCGGCACCCTGAACAACCTGGGCCTGGTCCTGCGGGAACTCGGCTCCTACCCGGAGGCCGTCGCCCACTTCGAGCAGGCGCTGGAGCTGCACCGCGCCCACGGCCACCCGGACGTGGCCACCCCCCTGCTCAACCTCGGCACCGTGTACGGCACCTGGGGCCGCTACCCGGAGGCCCTCGACCACTTCGAGCGGAGCCTGGCGGCGTGCCGGGAGGTCGGCGACCGGCTGACCGAGGCCGGCCTGCTGAACAACATCGGCAAGGTCCACGCCCACCGGCACCGGCACGCCGAGGCGCTGGCGACCCTGCACGAGGCGCTGGACCTGCACCGCGCCCTCGGCCACCGCCTGGGCGAGAGCAACTCCCTGACCCACATCGCCGACGTGTACGGCCACCTCGGCCGGCACGCCGACGCCGTCGGGTATCTGCACCGGGCGTTAGACCTCGTTCGCGCCACCGGGAACCGCACGAAGGAGGGCACGGTGCTCAACGCGCTCGGGCGGGCCTGTCTCGCCGCCGGCCGGCCCGCCGAGGCAGCCGACGGCCACCGTCGGGCGCTGGAACTCGGGGCGGCGATCCGGCACCGAGAGACGCAGGCCCGCGCGCACGACGGCCTGGGCGACGCGCTGGCGGACGAGGACCCGGCGGCGGCCCGCGCGCACTGGGAACAGGCCCGGGCCGGGTACACGGCGTTGGGCTTCCCGGAGGCGGACACGGTGGCGACCCGGCTGGCCGCGCACGCCTGA
- a CDS encoding S8 family peptidase, whose translation MIGRRIRLGAIASACLTLAAAAATTVGTAPAAAATGIRTGMTWTVLGEQDGSVHVGADGQTNAYAGDTTVDQYRSILCLLVDGRSAPAGITFDFSNGWARGAVRATPAIAASVLTSQAQADEICADTFGAGWRLAEFHDGRYGPNLDQPGGWSFWAAGSLAPGTRLWTAISDQPANAWNSAGTMPAVPALPKFIAADAEENPIAGQYQVMFPDTTAETDVAARADALVAAYGGKVLDVQTSVLGFSFAGTEAQAQAMSAHSWVETVEQDTTVDGNVVPWHLDRVDQRALPLDTQYAPTGTGAGVNIYVLDSGFRYTHTEIAGRARSGVDLVGGNGVDCMGHGTATSGMAAGRTVGVAPAATLISVRIFGCSGGTSRSKIVSAFDWVARNHVNPAVANGSFGGKVGFLRRWFNWRTPEDKAVRRATQAGVTVVVSAGNNNDKAKNYTPARAAEAITVGATNSGDQRAYFSNYGKVDLFAPGQAVLSGNQLGDTSYSSWDGTSFSSPMVAGAAALYLQSHPTASPGQVKSFLQNNATPNVVGNPGSGSTNRLLYTRAAATHAGMTWTVLEQRAGAVRVGADGTTNPYSGDTPASAALPVLCLLVDNTPVPAGITPSFYAGWARGPVRLSPAVSGGDLTSRATADAVCAANFGAGWRMAEFHDGRYGANLEFGGGWAFWGAGTLPAGTRFWTAINDQPANNWN comes from the coding sequence ATGATCGGGAGAAGGATCAGGCTCGGCGCTATCGCGTCGGCCTGTCTGACCTTGGCCGCGGCGGCGGCCACGACCGTCGGGACGGCCCCGGCCGCGGCGGCGACCGGGATCCGCACGGGCATGACGTGGACCGTGCTCGGCGAGCAGGACGGGTCGGTGCACGTCGGAGCCGACGGCCAGACCAACGCGTACGCCGGGGACACGACGGTCGACCAGTACCGGTCGATCCTGTGTCTCCTGGTGGACGGCCGGTCCGCGCCGGCCGGGATCACGTTCGACTTCAGCAACGGCTGGGCCCGGGGCGCCGTCCGCGCGACCCCGGCCATCGCGGCCAGCGTGCTGACCTCGCAGGCGCAGGCCGACGAGATCTGCGCCGACACGTTCGGCGCCGGGTGGCGGCTCGCCGAGTTCCACGACGGCCGGTACGGGCCGAACCTCGACCAGCCGGGCGGCTGGAGCTTCTGGGCCGCCGGCAGCCTCGCCCCGGGCACCCGGCTGTGGACGGCGATCAGCGACCAGCCGGCCAACGCCTGGAACTCGGCGGGCACGATGCCGGCGGTCCCGGCGCTGCCCAAGTTCATCGCGGCCGACGCCGAGGAGAACCCGATCGCCGGGCAGTACCAGGTGATGTTCCCCGACACGACCGCGGAGACCGACGTGGCCGCCCGTGCCGACGCGCTGGTGGCCGCGTACGGCGGCAAGGTCCTCGACGTCCAGACGTCGGTGCTCGGGTTCTCCTTCGCCGGCACCGAGGCGCAGGCCCAGGCGATGAGCGCGCACAGCTGGGTGGAGACCGTCGAGCAGGACACGACGGTCGACGGGAACGTCGTCCCGTGGCACCTCGACCGGGTGGACCAGCGCGCCCTGCCGCTGGACACCCAGTACGCGCCCACCGGCACCGGCGCCGGGGTCAACATCTACGTGCTGGACAGCGGCTTCCGCTACACCCACACGGAGATCGCCGGCCGGGCCCGCAGCGGCGTCGACCTGGTCGGCGGCAACGGCGTGGACTGCATGGGCCACGGCACGGCGACCAGTGGCATGGCGGCCGGCCGCACGGTCGGCGTCGCCCCCGCCGCGACCCTGATCTCGGTGCGCATCTTCGGCTGCTCCGGCGGCACCAGCCGCTCGAAGATCGTGTCGGCCTTCGACTGGGTGGCCCGCAACCACGTCAACCCGGCGGTGGCCAACGGCAGCTTCGGCGGCAAGGTCGGCTTCCTGCGCCGCTGGTTCAACTGGCGCACCCCGGAGGACAAGGCCGTCCGGCGCGCGACCCAGGCCGGGGTGACCGTCGTCGTGTCGGCCGGCAACAACAACGACAAGGCGAAGAACTACACCCCGGCGCGGGCCGCGGAGGCCATCACGGTCGGCGCGACCAACTCCGGCGACCAGCGCGCGTACTTCAGCAACTACGGCAAGGTCGACCTGTTCGCCCCCGGCCAGGCCGTGCTGTCGGGCAACCAGCTCGGCGACACGTCGTACTCGTCGTGGGACGGCACCTCGTTCTCCTCGCCGATGGTCGCCGGGGCCGCGGCGCTGTACCTGCAGAGCCACCCGACGGCCTCGCCCGGCCAGGTGAAGTCGTTCCTGCAGAACAACGCCACGCCCAACGTGGTCGGCAACCCGGGCTCCGGCTCCACGAACCGGCTGCTGTACACGCGGGCCGCCGCCACCCACGCAGGCATGACGTGGACCGTGCTCGAACAGCGCGCCGGCGCGGTCCGGGTCGGCGCGGACGGCACGACCAACCCGTACTCCGGCGACACCCCGGCGAGCGCGGCGTTGCCCGTGCTGTGCCTGTTGGTCGACAACACCCCGGTGCCGGCGGGCATCACGCCGAGCTTCTACGCCGGCTGGGCCCGCGGCCCGGTGCGGCTGAGCCCGGCGGTGTCCGGTGGCGACCTGACCAGCCGGGCGACCGCGGACGCGGTGTGCGCGGCGAACTTCGGGGCCGGCTGGCGGATGGCCGAGTTCCACGACGGCCGGTACGGCGCGAACCTGGAGTTCGGCGGCGGCTGGGCCTTCTGGGGGGCCGGGACGCTGCCGGCCGGCACCCGGTTCTGGACGGCGATCAACGACCAGCCGGCGAACAACTGGAACTAG
- a CDS encoding nucleotidyltransferase domain-containing protein, which yields MEPTEAEQLLADHGRARDTLLRGFTTAAAGDNLTLWLLGSLASGVADAWSDLDLLVVAGPAPVGDPALVVVNPANGPQGGGYTGGAYLAGPLLIWVDWFTWPAELPVPAGARLLTGDGRPGTLPLFDALDRHGRGTRRAEPDRDTFALAMIPIAAKYVARGELEDSAGMIAMLGGDPDGDHVAALRALLRAIADHGPVTERVARTIDVAEALRG from the coding sequence ATGGAACCCACGGAGGCCGAACAGTTGCTCGCCGACCACGGCCGGGCCCGCGACACCCTGCTGCGCGGGTTCACCACGGCCGCCGCCGGGGACAACCTGACGCTGTGGCTGCTCGGTTCCCTCGCGTCGGGCGTCGCGGACGCGTGGAGCGACCTGGACCTCCTGGTCGTCGCCGGCCCGGCCCCGGTCGGCGATCCGGCGCTCGTCGTCGTCAACCCCGCCAACGGCCCGCAGGGTGGCGGCTACACCGGCGGCGCGTACCTGGCCGGTCCGCTCCTGATCTGGGTCGACTGGTTCACCTGGCCCGCGGAGCTGCCGGTTCCCGCCGGCGCGCGGCTCCTGACGGGCGACGGACGGCCCGGCACCCTGCCCCTGTTCGACGCCCTCGACCGGCACGGCCGCGGCACGAGACGCGCGGAGCCGGATCGTGACACGTTCGCGCTGGCGATGATCCCGATCGCGGCGAAGTACGTGGCGCGGGGCGAACTCGAGGACTCCGCCGGCATGATCGCCATGCTCGGCGGCGACCCGGACGGCGACCACGTCGCGGCACTGCGGGCGCTGCTGCGGGCGATCGCGGACCACGGCCCGGTCACCGAGCGGGTCGCCCGGACGATCGACGTGGCCGAGGCTCTGCGCGGGTAG